Proteins from one Triticum aestivum cultivar Chinese Spring chromosome 7A, IWGSC CS RefSeq v2.1, whole genome shotgun sequence genomic window:
- the LOC123152119 gene encoding UDP-glycosyltransferase 86A1 — MGHEMVASNGNGAGGGRRTATKPHAVVIAYPYQGHVIPAAHLALRLAARGFAVTFVNTESVHEQTARALGVDRHRYDIFAGARASSGHKEEPLDVRYELLSDGFPLGFDRSLNHDQFKEGELHVLAAHVEDLLRRVVVDPASTCLVADTFFVWPATLARKLGVPYVSFWTEPALIFNLYYHMDLLAEHGHFNSAKGPPRKDTITYVPGVPAIEPHELMSYLQDTDATSVVHRIIFKAFDEARRADYVLCNTVEELEPSTVAALRAEKPFYAVGPIGFPRGGVVTSMWAESDCSQWLDAQPPGSVLYISFGSYAHVTRQELHDIAAGVLASGARFLWAMRPDIVSSDDPDPLPGGFAAASAGRGLVVPWCCQVEVLAHAALAGFLTHCGWNSVLESVWAGVPMLCFPLLTDQFTNRRLVVREWRVGVPIGDRGKVFPDEVSARIQGVISGQEGQQLRQALRKVTAKLKAAAAPGGSSQRSFDDFVDELTHRCGGGGQRTLMT; from the coding sequence ATGGGGCACGAGATGGTGGCGTCCAACGGcaacggcgccggcggcggccggaggacgGCGACCAAGCCGCACGCCGTGGTGATCGCGTACCCGTACCAGGGCCACGTCATCCCCGCGGCGCACCTCGCGCTGCGCCTCGCCGCGCGCGGCTTCGCCGTCACCTTCGTCAACACGGAGTCCGTGCACGAGCAGACCGCGCGCGCCCTCGGCGTCGACCGCCACCGCTACGACATCTTCGCCGGCGCGCGCGCCTCCTCGGGCCACAAGGAGGAGCCGCTCGACGTGCGGTACGAGCTGCTCAGCGACGGCTTCCCGCTCGGCTTCGACCGCTCGCTCAACCACGACCAGTTCAAGGAGGGCGAGCTGCACGTGCTCGCCGCGCACGTCGAGGACCTGCTCCGCCGCGTCGTCGTCGACCCGGCCTCCACCTGCCTCGTCGCCGACACCTTCTTCGTCTGGCCGGCGACTCTCGCCCGGAAGCTCGGCGTGCCCTACGTGTCCTTCTGGACCGAGCCGGCCCTCATCTTCAACCTCTACTACCACATGGACCTGCTCGCCGAGCACGGCCACTTCAACTCCGCCAAGGGCCCGCCGCGGAAGGACACCATCACGTACGTCCCCGGCGTGCCGGCGATCGAGCCGCACGAGCTCATGTCCTACCTGCAGGACACGGACGCCACCAGCGTCGTGCACCGCATCATCTTCAAGGCCTTCGACGAGGCCCGGCGAGCCGACTACGTGCTCTGCAACACCGTCGAGGAGCTGGAGCCGTCCACCGTCGCCGCGCTGCGCGCCGAGAAGCCCTTCTACGCCGTCGGCCCCATCGGCTTCCCCCGCGGCGGCGTCGTCACCTCCATGTGGGCCGAGTCCGACTGCTCCCAGTGGCTAGACGCGCAGCCACCGGGCTCCGTGCTCTACATCTCCTTCGGCAGCTACGCGCACGTCACCCGGCAGGAGCTGCACGACATCGCGGCCGGGGTGCTCGCCAGCGGCGCCAGGTTCCTCTGGGCGATGCGGCCGGACATCGTCAGCTCCGACGACCCGGACCCGCTGCCCGGGGGcttcgcggccgcctccgccgGCCGCGGCCTCGTCGTGCCCTGGTGCTGCCAGGTGGAGGTGCTCGCCCACGCCGCGCTCGCCGGCTTCCTCACGCACTGCGGCTGGAACTCCGTCCTCGAGAGCGTGTGGGCCGGCGTGCCCATGCTCTGCTTCCCGCTGCTCACCGACCAGTTCACCAACCGCCGGCTCGTCGTGCGCGAGTGGCGCGTCGGCGTGCCCATCGGCGACCGCGGCAAGGTGTTCCCCGACGAGGTGAGCGCCAGGATCCAGGGCGTCATATCCGGTCAAGAGGGCCAGCAGCTCCGCCAGGCGCTCAGGAAGGTGACGGCCAAGCTCAAGGCCGCCGCGGCGCCCGGCGGGTCGTCGCAGAGGAGCTTCGACGACTTCGTCGACGAGCTCACCCaccgctgcggcggcggcggccaacgtACATTGATGACCTAA